One Cotesia glomerata isolate CgM1 linkage group LG8, MPM_Cglom_v2.3, whole genome shotgun sequence genomic window carries:
- the LOC123270352 gene encoding uncharacterized protein LOC123270352, which translates to MINLKNYCNYIDQIRKYAKRSDISETELEKIFDECFDDIEKKFKKNKRGICNVICKLLQLFLIVNFFLLLLLIVIYHDPHLRSFFLRNLQSYIYPGFYIFRKLAVPVITRYPTLTEYYDETCLVENPFFQLSSIDCWPCNTIQTIPDMSGLNWSIPRNFNFGFPFIRQENDSINNNLSSLFDLLEINRDIFINDARRISSNNIDYQNINDVIDKRLDTNKSQLENTHISWRINRMTPGRIIRKLFPKPKGTPDWWGQSVERFVFIDEPLAPLYNLPNPECTNVILRSTSGLRLIKMIPSPECLNTCQPTAIILKAGYTLWYNWLYWRPISYPVTNATEVSVNYLTSFC; encoded by the exons atgataaatttaaaaaattactgtaattatATTGATCAAATAAGAAAATACGCTAAGCGCAGTGACATAAGTGAAACGgagttggaaaaaatattcgaCGAGTGTTTTGAcgatattgaaaaaaagtttaaaaaaaataaacgcgGAATTTGCAATGTCATTTGTAAATTActtcaactatttttaattgttaatttttttttattgttattattaattgttatttatcatgATCCTCatttaagaagtttttttttacggaatttacaaagttatatttatcctgggttttatatttttcggaaACTTGCGGTACCTGTCATTACACGTTACCCTACACTAAcag aatattatGATGAAACATGCTTGGTAGAAAATCCATTCTTCCAACTATCAAGCATCGATTGCTGGCCATGTAACACGATCCAAACTATTCCCGATATGTCGGGATTAAATTGGAGCATACctcgtaattttaattttggtttTCCTTTTATCAGACAAGAAAATGacagtattaataataatttatctagcttatttgatttattggaaattaatagagatatttttattaacgacGCTCGGAGAATTAgctcaaataatattgactacCA aaatattaatgatgTTATCGATAAAAGATTAGATACTAATAAATCTCAGCTAGAAAATACACACATATCATGGAGAATAAATAGAATGACACCCGGTAGAATTATACGAAAATTATTTCCAAAACCAAAAGGTACTCCTGATTGGTGGGGACAATCTGTTGAgagatttgtttttattgatgAACCATTAGCTCCTCTTTATAATTTA ccAAATCCAGAGTGCACAAATGTAATCCTAAGATCTACCAGTGGTTTGCGTTTGATTAAAATGATACCTAGTCCCGAGTGTCTAAACACTTGTCAACCTACCGCAATAATTTTGAAAGCTGGTTACACCT TATGGTACAATTGGT